A section of the Microbacterium forte genome encodes:
- a CDS encoding FGGY-family carbohydrate kinase, which translates to MSASAAGYVVAIDNGSQSTKVLIVDGDGTVHASARVALRPYSSPAPGRWEHPDDDLWDSIVAATRAAVADFAGDPAEIRGIGLCTIRFCRAVLRADGSLAQPVMSWMDERLPRAYERETDEAVYVTTSSGYITHKLTGERQDAAGNVQGSWPIDTAHWAWSMDAAEYERVGLGREMLFDLVAPGEALGTLASEVALLLGLPAGIPVIATSNDKAVEALGAGLQDEGDALLSLGTYVATMTPGDRPLPPHPDVWTNFSSQPGGYLYESAGVRRGMWTVSWFRDVVSGSIEATSEDDLNRGADNVPAGAGGLVAALDWLAPADEPWRRGALVGFDGTQGRFHIYRAILEALAIETESADARARRALGRDRRSLIVTGGGSESDLMLRILAAVYGVPVRTPRVRDAAGMGAAICAAVGTGLHPTWADAITAMVGTGQEIQPDLELVSAYGEVRQTYRRVIPRVRTLFSP; encoded by the coding sequence GTGAGCGCGTCGGCGGCGGGGTACGTCGTCGCGATCGACAACGGCTCGCAGAGCACGAAGGTCCTGATCGTCGACGGCGACGGGACCGTGCACGCGAGCGCCCGTGTCGCGCTGCGGCCGTATTCGTCGCCCGCGCCGGGTCGATGGGAGCATCCGGACGACGACCTGTGGGACTCGATCGTCGCCGCGACGCGCGCCGCGGTCGCCGACTTCGCGGGGGATCCGGCCGAGATCCGCGGCATCGGCCTGTGCACGATCCGCTTCTGCCGGGCCGTGCTGCGCGCTGACGGATCGCTCGCCCAGCCGGTCATGAGCTGGATGGACGAGCGTCTGCCGCGCGCGTACGAGCGTGAAACCGACGAGGCGGTGTACGTCACAACTTCGTCGGGGTACATCACTCACAAGCTCACCGGAGAGCGCCAGGATGCCGCGGGCAACGTACAGGGCAGCTGGCCTATCGACACTGCACACTGGGCCTGGAGCATGGATGCCGCCGAGTATGAGCGTGTGGGTCTGGGACGGGAGATGTTGTTCGACCTGGTCGCTCCAGGCGAGGCACTCGGCACTCTCGCCTCCGAGGTAGCACTGCTGCTCGGTCTGCCCGCGGGAATCCCCGTGATCGCGACGTCGAACGACAAGGCCGTCGAAGCCCTGGGTGCAGGGCTCCAGGACGAGGGGGACGCATTGTTGTCCCTGGGCACGTACGTCGCGACCATGACGCCAGGGGATCGTCCGCTGCCACCGCATCCAGACGTGTGGACGAACTTCTCGTCACAGCCCGGCGGATACCTCTACGAAAGCGCCGGAGTGCGACGCGGCATGTGGACGGTCAGCTGGTTCCGCGACGTCGTATCCGGGTCCATCGAGGCAACGTCGGAAGATGACCTCAACCGCGGTGCCGACAACGTCCCGGCTGGCGCGGGCGGCCTCGTCGCTGCTCTGGACTGGCTCGCGCCCGCGGATGAGCCGTGGCGGCGCGGGGCGCTGGTCGGCTTCGACGGCACGCAGGGACGGTTCCACATCTATCGGGCGATCCTCGAGGCGCTCGCGATCGAGACCGAGAGCGCTGACGCCCGTGCGCGCCGCGCGCTCGGGCGAGACCGTCGTTCCCTCATCGTCACCGGCGGTGGAAGCGAATCGGATCTCATGCTGCGCATCCTGGCTGCCGTATATGGGGTACCCGTGCGCACACCCCGTGTACGTGACGCAGCTGGTATGGGGGCAGCGATCTGCGCGGCCGTCGGGACGGGGCTGCACCCCACCTGGGCTGACGCCATCACTGCCATGGTGGGGACAGGACAAGAAATTCAGCCCGACCTCGAACTCGTCAGCGCGTACGGGGAAGTCCGTCAGACGTACAGACGAGTGATTCCCCGCGTGCGGACGCTGTTCTCCCCATAA
- a CDS encoding FAD-dependent oxidoreductase, which produces MNELPVVVIGAGPQGLAAAAHLTERGIAVTVVERGDEPAAAVSEWGHVRLFSSWPELTDTAARRLLEPTGWTAPHSGYPTGAEWVAGYLDPLARVFGDRVVYSTTVTGVARKGRDLMVDSGRKGQPFIVHTRDTQGAEGRISARAVIDASGTWTLPNPAGADGLPALGERAAVAASRISYRIPEDVSACAGQHLVVIGAGHSAVHAVLRLSELARRTPGTRVTWLLRRGTTGNVLGGGAGDELPERAALGTRARKVIEAGVVEVVTGFRVAEFHDEAAGLRIVAENGKEVDGVSRVFALTGFRPDVSILSEMRIDLDASLEAVAGIAEEINPNVHSCGSIGATGARDLTQPEPDFFIVGAKSYGRAPTFLALTGFEQVRSVAAHLAGDHAGAERNELVLPDTGVCGGSGDFDGAGSSCCAAPVIQLEPTRVAVG; this is translated from the coding sequence ATGAACGAGCTTCCCGTCGTAGTCATCGGCGCCGGCCCCCAAGGGCTTGCTGCGGCCGCCCACCTGACGGAGCGTGGCATCGCCGTGACGGTCGTTGAGCGAGGCGATGAGCCAGCTGCTGCGGTGTCCGAGTGGGGGCATGTGCGCCTGTTCTCCAGCTGGCCGGAACTCACCGACACGGCCGCCCGGCGTCTGCTGGAGCCGACCGGGTGGACCGCACCGCACTCGGGCTACCCCACGGGAGCCGAATGGGTCGCCGGCTACCTGGACCCGCTCGCCCGCGTCTTCGGTGACCGCGTCGTCTACTCGACGACCGTCACCGGTGTCGCCCGCAAGGGCCGGGATCTGATGGTCGACAGCGGCCGTAAGGGGCAGCCGTTCATCGTGCATACCCGGGACACGCAGGGGGCAGAAGGGCGGATCTCCGCGCGCGCCGTCATCGACGCCAGCGGCACATGGACGCTCCCGAACCCTGCCGGGGCGGACGGGCTGCCCGCGCTCGGCGAGCGGGCCGCGGTCGCGGCCTCACGGATCTCGTACCGCATCCCGGAGGATGTCTCCGCGTGTGCGGGGCAGCACCTGGTCGTGATCGGTGCCGGGCACTCCGCAGTGCATGCCGTCCTCCGGCTGAGCGAGCTGGCGCGCAGAACCCCAGGCACCCGGGTGACGTGGCTGCTGCGTCGCGGTACGACGGGCAACGTCTTGGGTGGTGGAGCGGGCGATGAACTGCCCGAGCGTGCAGCTCTGGGCACCCGAGCGCGCAAGGTGATCGAAGCCGGTGTTGTCGAGGTGGTGACGGGCTTCCGCGTCGCCGAGTTCCACGACGAGGCGGCGGGGCTGCGCATCGTCGCGGAGAACGGCAAGGAGGTCGACGGGGTGTCCCGCGTGTTCGCGCTGACCGGATTCCGCCCCGATGTGAGCATCCTGTCGGAGATGCGCATCGACCTGGATGCGTCCTTGGAGGCGGTCGCCGGGATCGCGGAAGAGATCAATCCGAACGTCCACTCCTGCGGATCGATCGGCGCCACCGGGGCCCGCGACCTCACCCAGCCCGAGCCGGACTTCTTCATCGTCGGCGCGAAAAGCTACGGGCGCGCCCCCACCTTCCTCGCTCTCACCGGGTTCGAGCAGGTTCGCAGCGTCGCCGCCCACCTCGCGGGCGACCATGCAGGCGCCGAGCGCAATGAGCTCGTCCTTCCCGACACCGGCGTCTGCGGCGGATCCGGAGACTTCGACGGGGCCGGCAGCAGCTGCTGCGCAGCGCCCGTCATCCAGCTCGAGCCCACCCGCGTCGCCGTCGGCTGA
- a CDS encoding ArsR/SmtB family transcription factor has translation MSLPATLDTSKSCCAPRVTAAITVEDAERVARVFKALGDPTRVRLLSLIAAGDGGEACICDLTAPVGLSQGTVSHHMKLLADAGLVTREQRGKWAYFAITDGALDAAADTLRSV, from the coding sequence ATGAGTCTTCCTGCCACCCTCGACACCTCGAAGTCCTGCTGCGCCCCTCGGGTGACAGCAGCGATCACGGTCGAGGACGCGGAGCGCGTCGCACGGGTGTTCAAAGCGCTCGGGGATCCGACACGGGTGCGCCTGTTGTCGCTGATTGCCGCCGGTGACGGTGGGGAGGCGTGCATCTGCGACCTCACCGCGCCGGTCGGACTGTCGCAGGGCACGGTGTCGCACCACATGAAGTTGCTCGCCGACGCGGGGCTTGTCACCCGCGAGCAGCGAGGGAAGTGGGCATACTTCGCGATCACCGACGGGGCGCTGGACGCCGCCGCGGACACCCTGCGTTCGGTGTGA
- a CDS encoding MFS transporter produces the protein MTARAPGSRFGGRLVALSLGQVISWGVLFYALIVASPAIADATGWPVALVTLSFSGGLAASAIAGVVVGRWLDERGPRMIMTVGSIVGAGGLVIVAAAPNLVVFTAGWIVAGTAQAAVLYQAAFTVIARRYGDRRRGAMTILTLAGGLASTVFAPIVAVLLTVMDWRSVFLVLAVVLVVTTTPLHWFFLESSWPPVVHDASADHHTVASVVRTRRFWMLEASMLTLAAALFSVTLAIIPLFTEKGMTYEVAAWALGLLGAGQVIGRLLYVAIPHAAAPWVALAATAGLSVIGLALLAIVPGPPWLLISIGVGVGAVRGAQTLVQGSAVADRWGTRNYGSINGVFAAPITAIGAVGPALGPLIAVATGSYSAMAWVAVGFAGLSLIFARFT, from the coding sequence GTGACGGCCCGGGCCCCGGGCTCCCGGTTCGGGGGGCGGCTTGTCGCGCTGTCGCTGGGGCAGGTCATCAGCTGGGGGGTTCTGTTCTATGCGTTGATCGTCGCCTCGCCCGCGATCGCGGACGCGACAGGGTGGCCCGTGGCGCTGGTGACGTTGTCGTTCTCGGGTGGACTCGCTGCGTCGGCGATCGCGGGCGTCGTTGTCGGGCGCTGGCTCGACGAGCGTGGGCCTCGGATGATCATGACCGTGGGAAGCATTGTCGGTGCGGGTGGGCTGGTCATCGTCGCGGCCGCGCCGAATCTTGTCGTGTTCACGGCGGGGTGGATCGTGGCGGGGACCGCGCAGGCCGCGGTGTTGTACCAGGCCGCGTTCACGGTGATCGCTCGCCGGTATGGAGACCGCCGCCGGGGTGCGATGACGATCCTCACCCTCGCGGGAGGATTGGCGTCGACCGTCTTCGCTCCTATCGTCGCCGTGTTGCTGACGGTGATGGATTGGCGGTCGGTGTTTCTTGTCCTCGCCGTCGTCCTCGTGGTGACGACCACACCGCTGCACTGGTTCTTTCTCGAGTCGTCCTGGCCGCCCGTCGTCCATGATGCGTCGGCCGATCACCATACGGTGGCGAGCGTGGTGCGCACGCGGCGCTTCTGGATGCTTGAGGCGTCGATGCTCACCTTGGCGGCGGCGCTGTTCAGCGTCACACTCGCGATCATTCCTCTGTTCACTGAGAAGGGGATGACGTACGAGGTCGCCGCTTGGGCGCTGGGGCTGCTCGGCGCCGGCCAGGTGATCGGCCGACTGCTGTATGTCGCCATCCCACACGCCGCCGCACCCTGGGTGGCGTTGGCGGCGACGGCGGGGCTGAGCGTCATCGGGCTTGCTCTGCTCGCGATCGTGCCTGGGCCGCCGTGGCTGCTCATCAGTATCGGCGTGGGGGTCGGAGCCGTGCGCGGTGCACAGACGCTCGTGCAGGGCTCTGCCGTCGCTGACCGGTGGGGCACGCGGAACTACGGCTCGATCAATGGTGTCTTCGCCGCACCGATCACGGCGATCGGTGCGGTCGGTCCCGCACTCGGCCCGCTCATCGCGGTGGCGACGGGGTCGTACTCCGCCATGGCATGGGTTGCTGTCGGGTTCGCCGGGCTTTCACTCATTTTCGCCCGCTTCACCTGA
- a CDS encoding FAD-dependent oxidoreductase — protein sequence MHLVVIGGSDAGISAALRAREVDESADVTVVVADAYPNFSICGIPYYFSREVQPWQSLAHRTLADLEAAGLQVRTNTLATGISVNARTLTVRNNGGAESAIPYDALVVGTGASASTAGIHGTDRLGPADGVHTLHTMGDTFALENYLDEHQPSTAIIIGAGYVGLEMAEALTIRGLQVTQLQRGPQVLSTLDTELGALVRDELDRNGVTVETGMQVHDIGRDSGLLAVQGTRDGAPFVRRAELVLVVVGVRPNVELLTGIGARTGAGGAVIVDERMQTGIPQIWAGGDGVITRHRLLGDTYLPLGTTAHKQGRVAGANAVGADARFHGSLGTQVVKVFDLVAARTGLRDHEAETAGHRPHSHTVTADDHKRYYPGATPIHIRVTGDFESGRLLGAQLLGSRSAEISKRVDTFATALHHSMSVDAISDLDLSYTPPLGSPWDAVQIATQAWSTSTRAAGSTTPVHAGASRSSEAGGIDRAARSGEAGENE from the coding sequence ATGCACCTGGTCGTGATCGGGGGAAGTGACGCAGGAATCTCCGCGGCGCTCCGTGCCCGAGAGGTGGACGAATCCGCTGATGTGACGGTCGTCGTTGCCGATGCATACCCGAACTTCTCGATCTGTGGCATCCCTTACTACTTCTCGCGGGAGGTGCAACCGTGGCAGTCGCTCGCACATCGCACGCTTGCCGATCTGGAAGCGGCCGGTCTCCAGGTGCGCACCAACACGCTCGCGACGGGCATCAGCGTCAATGCCCGCACACTCACCGTGCGGAACAACGGTGGAGCGGAGTCCGCCATTCCTTACGATGCGCTCGTCGTCGGGACGGGCGCATCCGCCTCGACGGCGGGTATCCACGGGACCGACCGGCTCGGGCCTGCGGACGGGGTGCATACGCTCCACACGATGGGTGACACCTTCGCTCTTGAGAACTACCTCGATGAGCATCAACCGTCGACGGCAATCATCATCGGCGCGGGGTACGTTGGCCTCGAGATGGCCGAAGCGCTCACCATCCGCGGGCTCCAGGTCACGCAGCTGCAACGCGGACCCCAGGTGCTCTCCACCCTCGACACGGAACTCGGAGCGCTCGTGCGCGACGAGCTCGACCGCAACGGCGTCACGGTGGAAACGGGCATGCAGGTGCACGATATCGGCCGCGACAGCGGGCTCCTCGCGGTCCAGGGCACCCGCGACGGTGCCCCGTTCGTGCGTCGCGCCGAGCTGGTCCTCGTCGTGGTGGGTGTGCGCCCCAATGTGGAGCTCCTCACCGGAATCGGGGCACGAACCGGAGCCGGCGGCGCCGTCATCGTGGACGAACGGATGCAGACAGGGATCCCGCAGATCTGGGCGGGCGGGGACGGTGTGATCACCCGTCATCGCCTTCTCGGCGACACGTATCTTCCGCTCGGCACGACCGCGCACAAACAAGGGCGAGTCGCGGGCGCGAACGCGGTCGGCGCCGATGCGCGATTCCACGGCAGCCTGGGAACCCAGGTCGTGAAGGTGTTCGACCTGGTGGCTGCCCGCACGGGCCTTCGAGATCACGAAGCCGAAACCGCGGGGCATCGACCGCACAGCCACACCGTCACTGCCGACGACCACAAGCGCTACTACCCCGGTGCCACCCCCATCCACATCCGCGTGACCGGAGACTTCGAATCGGGGCGTCTCCTCGGCGCGCAACTGCTCGGATCGCGCAGCGCCGAGATATCCAAGCGCGTCGATACGTTCGCGACAGCACTGCACCACAGCATGTCCGTAGACGCGATCAGCGACCTCGACCTGTCCTATACCCCGCCGCTCGGCTCCCCCTGGGATGCGGTGCAGATCGCTACCCAAGCGTGGAGCACGTCAACCCGCGCAGCGGGATCAACGACCCCTGTCCACGCCGGTGCGTCTCGCAGCTCGGAGGCGGGCGGCATTGACCGGGCGGCGAGATCAGGTGAAGCGGGCGAAAATGAGTGA
- a CDS encoding PstS family phosphate ABC transporter substrate-binding protein: MRKSTAKIFASTALVVIGALALSGCGGQSSGGDTSGSGASGGGLTGSVNTDGSSTVAPLTEAAADLFRDEESGVNVSVATSGTGGGFKTFCAGETDVSNASRPIKDEEAAECEAAGIEYTEIIAANDGLSVIVNPENDWAEDLTVEQLNLIWGPEAEGEITNWNQVDSSFPDQAITLFGAGTDSGTFDYFTEAINGEDGAIRTDYSPSEDDNITIQGVAGDVGAIGFLGLSYVEENEGVIKAVAVDGVLPSTETVQDGTYTPLGRPLFIYVNNASYVDKEQVKSFIDFYVANSAEIAERALFVPLTEEQVTIATDELASLG; the protein is encoded by the coding sequence GTGCGAAAGTCCACAGCAAAGATCTTCGCGTCCACCGCATTGGTCGTGATCGGGGCACTAGCCCTGAGCGGGTGCGGCGGGCAGTCCTCTGGTGGCGACACCTCTGGATCCGGCGCGAGCGGAGGCGGACTGACCGGTTCGGTGAACACCGACGGTTCATCGACCGTCGCCCCGCTGACTGAGGCCGCCGCCGATCTGTTCCGCGACGAGGAGAGCGGCGTGAACGTCTCGGTCGCGACGTCGGGAACCGGTGGTGGCTTCAAGACGTTCTGCGCCGGTGAAACGGATGTGTCCAACGCGTCACGTCCGATCAAGGACGAGGAGGCCGCCGAGTGCGAGGCCGCTGGCATCGAGTACACCGAGATCATCGCCGCCAACGATGGCCTGTCGGTCATCGTGAACCCGGAGAATGACTGGGCGGAGGACTTGACCGTCGAGCAGCTCAACCTGATCTGGGGTCCCGAAGCGGAAGGCGAGATCACGAACTGGAATCAGGTCGATTCCAGTTTCCCCGACCAGGCCATCACGCTCTTCGGCGCCGGCACCGACTCAGGAACGTTCGACTATTTCACCGAGGCGATCAACGGCGAGGACGGTGCGATCCGCACCGACTACAGCCCCTCCGAAGATGACAACATCACCATCCAGGGTGTCGCCGGAGACGTCGGCGCAATCGGGTTCCTCGGTCTCAGCTACGTTGAGGAGAACGAAGGCGTCATCAAGGCAGTCGCCGTCGACGGCGTCCTGCCGAGCACCGAGACCGTGCAGGACGGCACCTACACGCCGCTGGGTCGCCCCCTGTTCATCTACGTCAACAACGCTTCGTACGTCGACAAGGAGCAGGTGAAGTCGTTCATCGACTTCTACGTCGCCAACTCCGCGGAGATCGCTGAGCGTGCACTGTTCGTGCCGCTGACCGAGGAGCAGGTCACCATCGCCACCGACGAGCTCGCCTCGCTCGGCTGA
- the pstC gene encoding phosphate ABC transporter permease subunit PstC yields MTAIIERRGGPASGRAPAPASSFAGRRRPGEFLIKLALRLAAAVTVVTTVGILIALLIPSLSFFAEVPVLEFLFGTRWAPRFADASFGVLPLVTATLWTTLIALLVAVPFGLGAATLLAEYARPRVRKVLKPLLEILAGIPTVVYGFFALQFVQGTVLRDWLHLPTGAFSVLAAGLVMGVMIIPTIASIAEDAMSAVPQALRQGSAALGANRMQTTLRVVFPAALSGIVAAVVLGISRAVGETMIVAIAAGNQAQLVTNPLDQGQTMTGFIANAALGDSRVGSLEYNTLFAVGLLLFLITLLINFISIRFVRRFREAY; encoded by the coding sequence ATGACCGCCATCATTGAACGGCGTGGGGGTCCGGCTTCCGGCCGGGCCCCTGCCCCCGCCAGCAGCTTCGCCGGCCGCCGCCGCCCCGGCGAGTTCCTCATCAAGCTCGCCCTGCGCCTGGCTGCAGCCGTCACCGTCGTGACGACGGTAGGGATCCTCATCGCGCTGCTTATCCCGTCGCTGAGCTTCTTCGCCGAGGTCCCGGTCCTGGAGTTCCTGTTCGGCACCCGGTGGGCGCCGCGCTTCGCCGACGCATCGTTCGGCGTGCTGCCCCTGGTCACCGCGACGTTGTGGACCACGCTCATCGCGCTGCTCGTGGCGGTGCCGTTCGGGCTCGGGGCTGCAACGCTGCTCGCCGAGTACGCCCGCCCCCGCGTCCGCAAGGTCCTCAAGCCCTTGCTCGAGATCCTCGCTGGCATCCCCACGGTCGTCTACGGATTCTTCGCCCTGCAGTTCGTGCAAGGCACCGTCCTGCGGGACTGGCTCCACCTTCCGACCGGGGCGTTCAGTGTCCTCGCGGCGGGCCTCGTTATGGGTGTGATGATCATCCCGACGATCGCGTCGATCGCAGAAGACGCCATGTCCGCTGTCCCGCAGGCGCTCCGCCAGGGCAGCGCCGCGCTCGGAGCGAACCGGATGCAGACCACCCTCCGTGTCGTGTTCCCCGCCGCCCTGTCCGGGATCGTCGCGGCCGTCGTGCTGGGCATCTCCCGAGCGGTCGGCGAAACCATGATCGTCGCCATCGCCGCCGGCAACCAAGCACAGCTCGTCACCAACCCGCTCGATCAGGGGCAGACGATGACGGGATTCATCGCCAACGCCGCCCTCGGCGACTCCCGTGTCGGGAGCCTCGAATACAACACGTTGTTCGCGGTCGGGCTGCTGCTGTTCCTCATCACCCTGCTGATCAACTTCATCAGCATCCGATTCGTCCGCCGCTTCCGGGAGGCCTACTGA
- the pstA gene encoding phosphate ABC transporter permease PstA codes for MSPTSTTATQPLRASAPIATGRNGEMRPSALAFLVLLWLSLFVAFAVLITLLITIFLTGQNKLSTALLFNFPSADPDEAGARPAILGSVWAIGATAVMTLPLGIAAAVHLEEFADRKRWFNRFIELNVQNLAAVPSIVYGLLALAFLSMLGVTNKNIVIGGAFALTLLILPVIIIATREALRAVPREIRDGSLALGATQWQTTWRQVLPASVPGIATGSILALSRALGEAAPLLVLGALVYITFDPNGLLSGYTTLPIQIFNWTGRPQEGFHELAGATSILLLAVLILMNALAIFIRNKFQKRW; via the coding sequence ATGTCCCCCACCTCGACGACCGCGACGCAACCGTTGCGCGCCTCGGCCCCCATCGCGACCGGCCGCAACGGTGAGATGCGACCGAGCGCACTCGCGTTCCTTGTGCTGCTGTGGCTCTCCCTGTTCGTCGCATTCGCGGTGCTCATCACACTGCTGATCACGATCTTCCTCACCGGGCAGAACAAGCTCTCCACGGCGCTGCTGTTCAACTTCCCCTCCGCCGACCCTGACGAGGCCGGAGCCCGGCCCGCCATCCTCGGATCCGTGTGGGCCATCGGTGCGACCGCCGTGATGACACTCCCGCTCGGGATCGCCGCCGCCGTGCACCTGGAAGAGTTCGCCGACCGGAAGCGGTGGTTCAACCGGTTCATCGAACTCAACGTGCAGAACCTCGCCGCAGTGCCCTCGATCGTGTACGGGCTGCTCGCGCTCGCCTTCCTCTCGATGCTCGGCGTCACCAACAAAAACATCGTCATCGGCGGGGCGTTCGCCCTGACGCTGCTCATCCTGCCGGTGATCATCATCGCGACCAGAGAAGCACTGCGCGCGGTCCCGCGAGAGATTCGCGACGGATCCCTCGCACTCGGCGCCACCCAATGGCAGACGACGTGGAGACAGGTGCTCCCCGCATCCGTTCCCGGGATCGCGACCGGCTCCATCCTCGCGCTCTCCCGCGCACTCGGGGAGGCCGCCCCGCTGCTCGTGCTCGGCGCGCTGGTGTACATCACCTTCGACCCGAACGGGCTCCTCAGTGGCTACACCACGCTGCCGATCCAGATCTTCAACTGGACCGGCCGCCCGCAAGAAGGGTTCCACGAACTCGCCGGCGCCACCAGCATCCTGCTGCTCGCCGTCCTCATCCTGATGAACGCTCTCGCGATCTTCATCCGCAACAAGTTCCAGAAACGGTGGTAA
- the pstB gene encoding phosphate ABC transporter ATP-binding protein PstB: MIRCEDVNVYYGDFRAVTGVNLEFGRNEITALIGPSGCGKSTLLRSLNRMNDLVDGARVEGTVLFQDEDIYAKAVDPIEVRRRIGMVFQKPNPFPKSIYDNIAYGPRVTGMKVDNMDDLVEEALTRSALWGEVRDKLKQSAFGLSGGQQQRLCIARTIAVQPDVILMDEPCSALDPIATSRIEDLMHELRKDYTIIIVTHNMQQAARVADRTAFFTALADESTGDRTGVLVEYDLTRNIFEQPQDQRTEDYISGRFG; encoded by the coding sequence CTGATCCGCTGCGAAGACGTCAATGTGTACTACGGCGACTTCCGGGCCGTGACCGGCGTCAACCTCGAGTTCGGGCGTAACGAGATCACCGCGCTAATCGGACCCTCCGGCTGCGGAAAATCAACGCTGTTGCGCTCCCTGAACCGTATGAACGACCTCGTCGATGGTGCCCGCGTGGAGGGCACCGTCCTCTTCCAAGACGAGGACATCTATGCCAAGGCCGTGGATCCGATCGAGGTTCGTCGGCGGATCGGCATGGTGTTCCAAAAGCCCAACCCGTTCCCGAAATCGATCTACGACAACATCGCCTACGGCCCCCGGGTCACCGGGATGAAAGTCGACAACATGGACGACCTCGTCGAAGAGGCACTGACCCGCTCCGCGCTCTGGGGCGAGGTGAGGGACAAGCTCAAACAATCCGCGTTCGGTCTCTCCGGTGGTCAACAGCAGCGCCTGTGCATCGCGCGGACGATCGCCGTGCAACCCGACGTGATCCTGATGGACGAGCCCTGCTCCGCCCTTGACCCGATCGCCACGTCTCGGATCGAAGACCTCATGCACGAGCTCCGCAAGGACTACACGATCATCATCGTCACCCACAACATGCAGCAGGCAGCACGCGTGGCCGATCGCACCGCATTCTTCACCGCCCTCGCCGACGAAAGCACCGGTGACCGCACCGGCGTGCTCGTCGAGTACGACCTCACCCGCAACATCTTCGAGCAGCCGCAAGACCAGCGCACGGAGGACTACATCAGCGGACGATTCGGATGA
- a CDS encoding winged helix-turn-helix domain-containing protein, with protein MHAEIVDALADLAHDYEASLVLAGGESVDRLAAIVQIAEPVCGGPIFFGVSEDTETSMIEAAMRAGMRGTIRLPITPDRLRELARLHPRTGPLDRTLRFGELTLDITHRSLRWQKHALLLPPREFELLHQIMRAYPESVSIDTLALAFGSDLEDPHASVRVAMTKLRARLATFAPAQALIETVRVAGYRLAS; from the coding sequence GTGCACGCTGAGATCGTCGATGCGCTGGCAGACTTGGCCCACGACTACGAGGCGTCGCTCGTCCTCGCCGGCGGGGAGTCAGTTGACCGGCTGGCGGCCATCGTGCAGATCGCCGAGCCGGTGTGCGGAGGACCGATCTTCTTCGGGGTGAGCGAAGACACGGAGACGTCGATGATTGAAGCCGCGATGCGGGCAGGAATGCGTGGCACCATCCGCCTCCCCATCACCCCCGACCGATTGCGTGAATTGGCCCGCTTGCACCCACGGACAGGGCCGCTGGACCGCACCCTCCGATTCGGGGAACTGACCCTCGACATCACGCACCGCAGCCTCCGTTGGCAGAAGCATGCGCTGTTGCTTCCTCCGCGCGAATTCGAACTCCTGCATCAGATCATGCGCGCGTACCCGGAGAGCGTGAGCATTGACACACTCGCCCTCGCCTTCGGCTCCGACCTTGAGGATCCGCACGCCTCTGTTCGCGTCGCCATGACGAAGCTGCGCGCACGGCTGGCGACTTTCGCCCCCGCACAAGCCCTCATCGAGACGGTGCGAGTCGCCGGCTACCGGCTCGCGTCCTGA